CTCGATCAGCAGAACGGCGGCGGCGTCGAGCGGCAGCCCGAGGTGGAGCCAGGCCTCGACCAGCTCGTTGACGTTGCGATCCATGATTTCCATCGCCGCCGGCACGATGCCCGCCGCGATCGTGGCCGAGACCGTGTTGCAGGCGGCTTCGATGCCGGTGAAGTCGAACAGCATGGTCTTGACCGCGCGCGGGACCGGAAGCAGCCGCACGCAGATCTCGGTGACGATGCCGAGTGTGCCCTCGCTGCCGACGATGAGGGACGCCAGATCGAAATCGGGCGCGTCGGGCGCCTCGCCGCCGAGCGTCACCACGTTGCCGTCGGCCAGCACCACCACCACGCCCAGCACGTGGTTGAACGTCACGCCGTACTTGAGGCAATGCGGCCCGCCGGCGTTGGTGGCGACGTTGCCGCCAATCGTGCTCACCTGCTGCGAGGCGGGATCGGGCGCGTAGTAGAGCCCGTGCTCGGCGGCGCGCTGCGATAGCCATAGATTGACGAGTCCAGGCTGAACCCAGGCGAGCATGCGGTCGGGATCGAGCTTGAGCACGCGATCCATGCGGTTGACCGACAGCAGCAGGCCACCCTCGAGCGCGGTGGCGCCTCCGGCAAGACCGGTTCCAGCGCCGCGCGGCGTGACCGGCACGCGCTTGCGATTCGCCCAGCGCACCAGCGCCGAGACCTCGTCGGTGGAGCGGGGCAGCACTACGACCTCGGGCGCGTGCCGCTCGATGGTGAGCGCGTCGGCTTCGTAGGTGAAGCGCGCCGCCTCGCTGTCGAGCACGCCGCCCTCACCGAGCAGCGCGCGAAGCTCCTCCAGATCCGGGGACAAGAGCCGGCTCATGCGCGCAGGTTAGCACTGCCGGTGGCGTTGGAGCCTCTGCGCATCAAGAGGGGCGGATGGGCTAGACTGGAATCCCCCAAGCAGAGTCTGGGCATGTCGAGGGTCAGTCAGATGTATGCGAAGAAAATCAGGACGATCAAGACCCCAGCGGTTGCCAGCAAGCTCAATCGAGCGGGATTGGATGCAATCATCAAAGTGCTTCGCGACGAACGCGAGGGTCAGACGGTTTCGCGCGAGCAGGCTGAACGAATCATCCGAAACTCCCCGATCCAAACCGTCTATCGCCACAAGAAGTCCGGGAGCGGCTCAGACTCCGTCGCCACCTATTGGAAGGTGAGGGTCCGCAGGGCCAAGCGCGTGAAGTCCGAGGGGCGCCCTCCCGGCAAGAAGAAGTAGCGTCCCGACCCCCAACTTGCGGGAGGCCGCGATGCCTGCACTTCGCTCGTCGAGCGTGTTCATTAATGTTCCGTTCGACGAGGAAGCTCGACAGAAACCGACTTCCGCGCTTCAACATGCCCCTCGAGCTGGGGCTGTTCCTCGGAGCCAAGTGGTTCGGCGCAAAGGAGCAAAAGAAGAAGATCTGCTTGATCCTCGATGAAGAACGCTACCGATTTCAGAAGTTCTGTTCCGACATCGCGGGACAGGACATCCGATCCCACTCGAGCGATCCCGTGGAACTCATCATCCGAGTGCGCGATTGGCTGAGCATCGCGCCGGGCCGGCAGCGGGTCCTCATGCCGGGCGGCGAGGCAATCGCGGCCAGATTCGCCAGCTTTCTGCGAGAACTGCCGAGTATCTGCCGTGATCAGCAGTTGAATCACACACGGCTTGCCTACTCGGACTACCTGTTCATCATTTCGCGCTGGCAGGAGAACAATCCACTCATGCCGGTGTCGGATCGGCGAAGGCTCAGGTCCCCGCGATCTCGGCGACGGCGCGTAGCGCGGCGTCGACCTCGGCCTCGTTATTGACCAGGCTGGGTGAGAGCCGCACGTAGTCCTTCGCATAGGGCGCCGTGCTGGCGATGATGCGCTTGTCGAGCAGTCGCCTTACGACGTCGGCGTTCGACGCGCCGGCGACCTCGAAGCAGACCAGCCCGGCCGACATCGCCGGATCGCGCGGGGTGCGCAGCTTCACCTGTCGCATGGCGGCGAGCCCGTCCTTGAGGCGAGTGTTGAGGTCGCGAATTCGTCCCGACGCGCGGGGGCGCCCGATCGCCTCGTGCAACTTGAACGCCGCGCTCATTGCCCACTGGTGCTCGTAGGCGTGGAAGCCGCCCGGAGTCACGTCGTAGGCGGTGACCGGGCGCGGGTTCGTGTCGCCCCTCATCCAGGCGTTGAACGCTTCGAGGCTCGCGAAGGTCGGGATCGTGGGTCGCAACCGCGCCCAACGGTCCGTTTGGCCCCAGAGGATCCCGGTGCCGCGCGGCCCCAGCATCCACTTGTGGGTGCCGGCCGAGAAGAAGTCGCAGCCGAGCGAGCCGACCGATTCGTCGACCGCGCCGAGCCCGTGCGCTCCGTCCACCATCAGCAGAATTCGGTTTTCGTCGGTGCGGCCCCGGTTGGCCTCGTCCACCACGTCGGCCAGCGCGCGGATCGGCAGGCAGACCCCGGTGCTCGAGTGCACCCAGGTGAGGCCGACGACGCGCGTGTTCGGTCGGATGGCCGCGCGCAAGTTGCGAGTGACCTCCTCGCGGGTCGCGTTGCCGGGATCGGCGTAGAGCACCACCTTCCGCATCGCTGCGCCGGCGCGCTCGGTCGCGAACCGGATTGATTCGTGATGCGAGTAGTGATCCTGGTCGGTGGTGAGAATCTCGTCGCCTCTAGAGAGCCGGAGCCCGGCGTAGAACAGCGCCAGCCCGGTGGTGGTGTTGCCCGTCAAGGCGATCTCGTCGCGATTCGCGCCGAGGTAGGGAGCAAGGTCGTCACGGATCCTGAGCTGGAGGTTGTCGGTCTCGCTCTGGAACATCCGCGTGTCGACGGCCAGGAACGGTTCTGAATCGATGACGCGCCGGTAGCTGTCGATCGCGTCGCGCACCGGCTTCGGGTGCGAGGCGATGAAGAAGTTCGAGAAATGGAGCTGATTGGGGGAGAGTTGGAACTGGGCGCGCACGTTGGCCCAGGTCGACAGATCGGGCATCGGCGCGCGGTCCTTCTCGAGCGCGGCGAGCAGGCGGCCCGGTGCGAACGCCGTGGCGGCCGCCGCGACGGCAGCGGTGGCGCCGGCCGCGAGGAAACCACGTCGAGAGATGTTCGAAGAGGGCTCGGGAGAGATCATGGGGCGGCTCCAGATCGTGGGTTCGATGGAGGGCGGTCGACTTGCGGCCGAGGCTAGCACAGCCAAACTCGAGGCCGCGTTTGTTCTACGCCCGTTGGGCAAGAATGGTGACCGCGTTACACTTTTCCGCGTGAAATCCACCTGGTTGGGGTGTGTACCGCGGCCGTTCGTGGTGCTGGCCATGGCCTGGCTGGTCGCGCTTGGCGCCGCACGGCTCGCCGCCGCTCAGGACTCGGGCGCGCCGCGCCGGCTTCCCGACGAGCCGACGCTGCCGGCCGACGGCATCCACGTCACGCCCTACCTTTCGTATCACGACGCGCGTCTTCTGGAGCGCGCCCGCGTCCACGCCATTCCGATGACCGCCAATCAGGCGTCGTACGACGTTCGTTACTACGATTTGAACCTGCAGCCCAATCCCTCGACCCAGATCCTGACCGGGGCGGTCCGGGTGCTGGCCTCGGTGACCGCGGGACCGCTGACCACGTTGGAGCTCGACCTCGCGAGCGGGCCGCTCACGGTGGACGCCGTAACCTGCGCGGGATCGCCCGCCACGTTCACCCATGCATCCGATCTGCTCACCATCAACCTCGACCGCCCGTACGCGACCGGCGAGACGATGGACGTGACCGTGAGCTATCACGGCCAGCCGCAGGCCACCGGCTTTGGCTCGTTCGGCTTCAGTACCCACGGCGGGAAGTCTCTGATCTGGACGCTGAGCGAGCCGTTCGGCGCGCACAGCTGGTGGCCGTGCAAAGACCAGCCCGACGACAAGGCCGACTCCGTGGACGTCCGGGTGACGGTGCCGACTGGAATGATCACCGCGGGCAACGGCACGCGCGTCGAGTACACCGA
This window of the Candidatus Sulfotelmatobacter sp. genome carries:
- a CDS encoding FAD-binding protein, with translation MSPDLEELRALLGEGGVLDSEAARFTYEADALTIERHAPEVVVLPRSTDEVSALVRWANRKRVPVTPRGAGTGLAGGATALEGGLLLSVNRMDRVLKLDPDRMLAWVQPGLVNLWLSQRAAEHGLYYAPDPASQQVSTIGGNVATNAGGPHCLKYGVTFNHVLGVVVVLADGNVVTLGGEAPDAPDFDLASLIVGSEGTLGIVTEICVRLLPVPRAVKTMLFDFTGIEAACNTVSATIAAGIVPAAMEIMDRNVNELVEAWLHLGLPLDAAAVLLIE
- a CDS encoding aminotransferase class V-fold PLP-dependent enzyme; the protein is MISPEPSSNISRRGFLAAGATAAVAAAATAFAPGRLLAALEKDRAPMPDLSTWANVRAQFQLSPNQLHFSNFFIASHPKPVRDAIDSYRRVIDSEPFLAVDTRMFQSETDNLQLRIRDDLAPYLGANRDEIALTGNTTTGLALFYAGLRLSRGDEILTTDQDHYSHHESIRFATERAGAAMRKVVLYADPGNATREEVTRNLRAAIRPNTRVVGLTWVHSSTGVCLPIRALADVVDEANRGRTDENRILLMVDGAHGLGAVDESVGSLGCDFFSAGTHKWMLGPRGTGILWGQTDRWARLRPTIPTFASLEAFNAWMRGDTNPRPVTAYDVTPGGFHAYEHQWAMSAAFKLHEAIGRPRASGRIRDLNTRLKDGLAAMRQVKLRTPRDPAMSAGLVCFEVAGASNADVVRRLLDKRIIASTAPYAKDYVRLSPSLVNNEAEVDAALRAVAEIAGT